A window of the Henckelia pumila isolate YLH828 chromosome 3, ASM3356847v2, whole genome shotgun sequence genome harbors these coding sequences:
- the LOC140887842 gene encoding E3 ubiquitin-protein ligase UPL4, protein MENRGQKRTEIVDELPADKRACSSFEFRPSTSNSSAQTPMSSAHEAHDAEMETSSSTSGSTRSEVDGEKESTNGSCDSDSSLRDYYRHQSTSDHAKFKKVLSRLSEEFEESAQLALLTELCELLSFCSDSSLSSLMADSFSPLLVKLARHEGTPDIMLLSIRAITYLCDANPRSSGFLVRHDAVPTLCQRLMAIEYLDVAEQCLQALKKISREQPLACLQSGAIMAVLSYIDFFSTSVQRIALSTVVNICKKQHSESPSLFMEAVPILCNLLQYEDRQLVESVATCLIRIGEQVYHSPDMLDEICRHGLVQHAVNLIGLNSRTTLCQLTNTGLIGLLAKMAAGSTIAFKALFELNISSTVKDMLSSYDLSHGTHSIPMLDGHYSQIHEVLKLLNELLPAVSIEQDGQLKSDKEDFLLSHPDVLPKFGVDLLPILIRVVSSGVNLIVCYGCLSVIYKLVHFSTSEMLQSLLQTANFSSFLAGVFTRKDHHVTLLALQIVDTLMLKLPHVFLNSFMKEGVLFAILALISPDKNLKLFPVFDGVRLETNGAQKSAFREVYRCPCYAFDMDQSSKSPDNGCCKLQKDTVHNLARHIWTTFFETESVNPEKGVSNILQKLRNLSSALTALLSKSQEDATCSQLEEEIYGVLHQIVSELNEKDSISTFELVESGIIKALVNYLSNGMHHVGKETNDMANQCYRTEKRFEVFGRLLLSCTDPAFEKFSLLTIVRRLQSALSSVENFPVVLNHASKLRNSYATVPYGRCTSYPCFKVQFEREKGEISLREYSEDIVNVDPFLPLDAIEGYLRPRVCNIDPKNSAVWSKDLRENNSASSHSPSYSSDSTYKFADGTVSTEMVVDVHKPQDGRRDILLPSPRDTASSGREILDSEKVTGVHTGTFEQEEDSTLQKDDGVKTDQPGCSNSEDTSQKLLFCLEGQQLDCKLTLYQSILKQQNELEHDIIPSASLWTLIYKITYKRSSFCLPSSCNSRTISSEVDVEKLRSADDILFLLRSLERINRMRLHLMSCQRMHVFAEGRTDDLDKFDVAVYDVSQHEFVNSKLSEKLEQQMRDPMAVSVGGMPAWCTQLMAWYPFLFAFEAKCKYFHLAALGRSPAQILPSSQTYVGTSSGRQQNHVNFPRKKFLVNRNTILQSAARMMELHAHQKVLLEVEYNEEVGTGLGPTLEFYTLVCHEFQRNGLGMWREDQVDCMNSAEAENPEFLVSPVGLFPRPWSPSLSSESSKPFSEVIKKFRLLGQIVAKALQDGRVLDLPFSHAFYKLVLDKELTVHDIRSIDPSLGKALLEFQAVVERKRYVRSLSEEESQDPSVCLRSIKIEDLCLDFTLPGYPDYDLVSAPDSEMVNLDNIEEYITLIVDATTTSGVSRQVEAFKSGFDQVLSVQHLKVFTEEELERLLCGEHVLWNSDELLDHVKFDHGYTISSPPIVNLLEIMREFDREQQRAFLQFVTGAPRLPTGGLASLNPKLTIVRKHCGKWIDADLPSVMTCANYLKLPPYSTKEVMKEKLLYAITEGQGSFHLS, encoded by the exons ATGGAAAACAGAGGTCAGAAGAGAACTGAAATAGTGGATGAATTGCCAGCCGATAAGAGAGCGTGCAGTTCGTTTGAGTTCCGTCCGAGTACCTCAAACTCGTCTGCCCAAACCCCAATGAGCTCTGCTCATGAAGCCCATGATGCTGAGATGGAAACATCCTCGTCCACTTCTGGATCAACAAGATCAGAGGTTGATGGAGAGAAGGAATCAACTAATGGCTCGTGTGATTCAGATAGTAGTCTACGTGATTATTATAGGCATCAATCAACCAGTGATCACGCTAAATTTAAGAAAGTGCTGTCAAGATTGAGTGAGGAGTTTGAAGAATCAGCACAATTGGCTCTCCTCACTGAGCTTTGCGAATTGCTATCCTTTTGTAGTGATAGTTCTTTATCGAGCCTAATGGCAGACTCTTTTTCCCCATTGCTCGTCAAGCTGGCGAGACATGAGGGCACTCCTGATATAATGCTCTTGTCAATTAGGGCGATAACTTATTTGTGTGATGCTAATCCTCGATCCTCTGGTTTTCTTGTGAGGCATGATGCTGTCCCTACTCTTTGTCAAAGATTAATGGCTATTGAATACTTGGACGTGGCAGAGCAA TGTTTGCAAGCTTTAAAGAAAATTTCACGTGAACAACCTCTTGCTTGCTTGCAATCTGGTGCAATCATGGCTGTTTTGAGTTATATTGATTTCTTCTCAACAAGTGTGCAG AGGATTGCGCTTTCAACTGTGGTCAATATATGTAAGAAACAACATTCTGAATCTCCTTCGCTTTTCATGGAGGCAGTTCCAATTTTGTGTAATCTTCTACAGTATGAGGATAGACAG CTTGTTGAAAGTGTGGCCACTTGCTTGATTAGAATAGGTGAGCAAGTCTATCATTCTCCAGATATGCTTGATGAAATTTGTAGGCATGGGCTGGTACAGCATGCAGTAAATCTCATTGGCTTAAATAGTCGCACTACCCTTTGTCAATTGACAAATACA GGCTTAATTGGATTACTTGCCAAGATGGCTGCTGGCTCTACTATTGCATTCAAGGCACTTTTTGAGCTAAATATAAGCAGCACAGTGAAGGACATGCTATCCTCTTATGATCTGTCTCATGGAACACACTCTATTCCCATGTTGGATGGACATTACAGTCAG ATACATGAAGTTTTGAAGTTATTGAATGAGCTTCTCCCGGCAGTTTCTATAGAACAGGATGGCCAACTAAAGTCAGACAAGGAGGATTTTCTTTTGAGCCATCCCGATGTTCTCCCCAAGTTTGGAGTTGATTTACTTCCTATATTGATTCGG GTGGTGAGTTCTGGTGTCAATCTGATTGTATGTTACGGCTGTCTATCTGTTATCTACAAGTTAGTTCATTTCAGCACGTCTGAGATGCTTCAAAGTTTGCTACAAACTGCTAACTTTTCAAG CTTTTTGGCTGGAGTATTTACGAGAAAGGATCATCATGTAACATTATTGGCCCTTCAGATTGTTGATACTTTAATGCTCAAGCTTCCACATGTTTTCTTGAATTCCTTTATGAAGGAAGGTGTCCTGTTTGCCATCTTGGCACTGATTTCTCCAGATAAAAATTTGAAGCTCTTTCCAGTTTTTGATGGTGTGCGCCTGGAAACTAATGGAGCACAAAAATCAGCTTTCCGAGAAGTATATAGATGTCCGTGTTATGCATTTGATATGGATCAGTCTTCAAAATCTCCAGACAATGGATGCTGCAAGCTTCAGAAAGACACTGTACATAATCTTGCAAGGCATATTTGGACTACATTCTTTGAAACTGAATCGGTGAACCCTGAGAAAGGTGTGTCCAATATTCTTCAGAAGCTCAGAAATTTATCAAGTGCATTAACAGCACTGTTGAGTAAGTCCCAGGAGGATGCTACTTGCAGTCAACTAGAAGAAGAGATTTATGGTGTGTTACATCAAATAGTGTCAGAGCTTAATGAGAAAGACTCCATTTCAACTTTTGAGTTGGTTGAAAGTGGGATTATTAAAGCATTAGTTAACTACTTATCAAATGGGATGCATCATGTAGGAAAAGAAACCAATGATATGGCTAATCAATGTTACCGTACTGAAAAAAGGTTTGAGGTGTTTGGACGACTACTATTGTCATGCACCGATCCAGCTTTCGAGAAATTCTCCCTTTTGACAATTGTACGAAGATTACAAAGTGCTCTGTCGTCCGTTGAAAATTTTCCTGTTGTCTTGAACCATGCATCTAAGCTGAGAAACTCTTATGCTACTGTTCCATATGGGCGTTGCACTTCATATCCATGTTTCAAAGTTCAGTTTGAGAGGGAAAAAGGGGAGATCTCTCTTCGCGAGTACTCTGAAGATATTGTGAATGTTGACCCTTTCTTGCCTCTGGATGCAATTGAAGGATATTTGCGGCCTAGAGTTTGTAACATTGACCCCAAGAATTCGGCTGTGTGGTCAAAGGATTTAAGGGAGAATAACAGTGCAAGTTCTCATTCACCATCATACTCTAGTGATTCAACATACAAATTTGCTGATGGTACTGTGTCTACAGAAATGGTCGTTGATGTTCATAAACCACag GATGGAAGGCGGGATATATTGTTGCCTTCACCCAGAGATACAGCAAGTTCTGGACGAGAAATTCTGGATTCAGAGAAAGTAACTGGTGTCCATACA GGTACTTTTGAGCAAGAGGAGGATAGTACTCTTCAAAAGGATGATGGCGTAAAAACAGATCAACCAGGATGCAGTAACAGCGAAGATACTTCACAGAAGTTACTTTTTTGTTTGGAAGGGCAGCAACTGGACTGTAAATTGACACTGTATCAGTCTATACTCAAACAGCAAAATGAATTAGAACACGATATTATCCCGAGCGCAAGTTTGTGGACtcttatttataaaataacttATAAAAGAAGTTCATTTTGCCTGCCATCTTCGTGTAATTCACGAACAATTTCTTCTGAAGTTGACGTGGAGAAATTGAGGTCAGCTGATGACATATTATTCCTTCTGAGGAGCTTGGAAAGAATAAACAGAATGAGACTTCACCTGATGTCTTGTCAGAGAATGCATGTGTTTGCTGAAGGAAGAACTGATGATTTGGATAAGTTTGATGTAGCGGTTTATGATGTTTCCCAACATGAATTTGTGAACAGTAAGTTGAGTGAAAAACTAGAACAGCAGATGCGAGATCCCATGGCTGTCTCTGTTGGGGGTATGCCTGCATGGTGTACCCAGTTAATGGCTTGGTACCCATTTTTATTTGCTTTTGAAGCAAAGTGTAAATATTTCCATCTTGCGGCACTTGGCAGATCACCGGCTCAAATTCTTCCATCATCTCAAACCTATGTTGGAACTTCTAGCGGCAGGCAGCAAAATCACGTTAACTTTCCACGCAAGAAGTTTTTGGTTAACAGAAATACAATTCTGCAATCTGCTGCTCGCATGATGGAACTCCATGCCCATCAAAAGGTTCTTCTTGAAGTGGAATATAATGAGGAGGTTGGTACGGGTCTTGGTCCAACGCTGGAATTCTACACACTGGTGTGCCACGAGTTTCAGAGAAATGGCTTGGGTATGTGGAGAGAAGACCAAGTCGACTGCATGAACTCTGCAGAGGCTGAGAATCCTGAATTTCTGGTATCTCCTGTTGGACTCTTCCCCCGACCTTGGTCACCTTCATTGAGTTCAGAAAGTAGCAAACCATTTTCAGAAGTGATTAAAAAGTTCAGACTTTTGGGTCAAATAGTTGCAAAAGCACTTCAAGATGGAAGAGTTTTAGATCTTCCATTTTCTCATGCTTTCTACAAACTTGTTCTGGACAAG GAACTTACTGTGCATGATATCCGGTCAATTGATCCTTCATTAGGAAAGGCTTTATTAGAGTTTCAGGCTGTAGTAGAAAGGAAGAGGTACGTGAGATCCCTATCTGAAGAAGAATCACAAGATCCTAGCGTGTGTTTGCGGAGCATAAAAATTGAGGATCTCTGCCTTGATTTTACTCTTCCAGGGTATCCAGATTATGATCTTGTCTCGGCACCTGATTCAGAGATG GTAAATCTGGACAATATAGAGGAATATATTACCCTCATAGTTGATGCTACAACCACGTCTGGAGTTTCCAGACAAGTGGAAGCATTTAAGTCGGGTTTTGATCAG GTCTTATCTGTCCAGCATCTTAAAGTTTTCACCGAAGAAGAGTTGGAACGTTTACTGTGCGGAGAACATGTGCTATGGAAT TCGGATGAGCTTTTGGATCACGTCAAATTCGACCACGGATACACGATCAGTAGTCCCCCAATTGTCAAT TTACTTGAAATCATGCGAGAGTTTGACCGTGAGCAGCAACGAGCATTCTTGCAGTTTGTGACTGGTGCGCCCCGTCTTCCCACTGGGGGCTTGGCTTCTCTCAACCCGAAACTGACAATAGTTCGGAAG CATTGTGGCAAGTGGATAGACGCAGACTTACCCAGTGTGATGACCTGTGCAAATTATCTGAAGCTCCCACCTTACTCAACAAAA GAAGTTATGAAAGAGAAGCTGCTATACGCCATAACCGAAGGGCAAGGATCATTCCACCTTTCGTAA